The stretch of DNA gatttaattatttattttaattttaagtgacaatttaatcttttatattttaaaatgtcaacaatgttatattttttttataaaaatttataaaaaatttcaaataaaacccataaaattaattatcattatcaatataatgcaaatttcatcacattcataacttaaatcattaaataaatttatattttcatctctaacaacatcaaatcaaaaataaatgactaaatggaaaaaataaataaaataaaagactaaaacattagctgaaattaaattaagagaccaCATATACAATTTAGTCTATAATAAAAAAGACAGATGTGTaaaatctaatataatattataatataaggtaaagttattatttatcaatattagACACGAGGAGAtctattgaaaaatttaaagttttacatcgaataaagataaaatttaaatataatttataaagagAGATACTTTTACTAAAAAGAAAATCACGATTATAAACattcttctatttttatctattttaaaaaataaaatttatgctaAGGAAAAGATATCCCCATCTAAGGTTGAAAATACcttaaattttattgaatatttccaaataaatttatatttaagtgTTTGCTTATTCACCCTATTTTTTCTCACAAGATGTAAAATACAATACTAGAAACACACTCTCAATAATGTATTTTGCTCATTTTTTTATCCTCTCAGATCCACATATTAAATAATGAGAATTATACCATGCACCCctcaatacacataaaaatacaattttatttatttaatcatttataacaagtttcaaaattgatagtttcaaaagttttaaatttttaaaataaggattacatttcgaaaagttggaaagtttccaaatttgattttttttgaaataatgattacatttcgaaaatttggaaattttcctatttcgaaagttttgaattgtttgaaagtttcgaaaattttgaaattttctatttcagaagttttgaattgttcgaaaattctgaaaattgtcatttcaaaactttgaaaactttcgaatattttaGAAAGAAGAGTGAAAAAATGAGAAGTTAAAAAAGTTGAAGGTTTTATAAAgggcaaaattgtattttcacgtTGATTGAGAAGATGTCAAATTTAGATGTGGAGGTATAGGGTAGAGTCCTATTAGATCATATGCATGTATTTTACTTAGGAATGGTAAAACGGACAAACCCGCTCTGCTCTGTCTAAAAAAAGGTGGAATAGgacaaactttctaaaaaaaGGTGGAATAGgacaaactttctaaaaaaaGGTGGAATAGgacaaactttctaaaaaaaGGTGGAATAGgacaaactttctaaaaaaaGGTGGAATAGgacaaactttctaaaaaaaGGTGGAATAGgacaaactttctaaaaaaaGGTGGAATAGGACAAACTGCTAGTGGACTGCTTCGTaatctttttgatttttttttattaattaataaattcataaaaattacataaaagcgtaattaaaataaaattgaagatgTCTTTAAATCGTAGTTCAACTGACAAATGTTGATATTGTTAGATTGAATATTTTGTCCTGAATTCGAACCGAGAACTCGTAGTTGTGTTAGTTAATCATGATGTAATTTACCATCTTTCTTTTAttaagacaaaataaaaattaaagactatttaaaaaactaaaatataaagctaatgaataaaaaatataaaaattatcattcaaaCATTTATGATTTATCATTTAAAAGTATAGAATATATCATAAAGAATTATTATATCCACTATACAAATTTACATAAAGCTAAAATCATAAAACCTTAATAAAATCCTCTAATATTTTGTGAATAATTATTCTCCAAATAACAATGCCCTTTAATATGTTTCCGCCACGGCCCCATTTTTTTTAggttaaaaatctcaattttccCAACACCATTGTCttgatttttaaatgttaagacaaaaaataaagtgaaataTTCATAATTGAGTATATTCCATTTTTTTCTCACCTGAAATGAAATTCGTAAGGAATTTGATAACCCAATTCCGTCATGCAGATCAAACTCTGGAAGATTAATAGGTGTGAACAATTCAATTGAACTCAATTTTGGTGAGAAAAGAAGAATAGTCCACGAAGCATTAGAAGAGGCACGTGTATATACCAGAAGAATATAAGcatgtttgtttgtgtgtttTAAATAAAACGTTTATTTATCGATTTCATCATCATTTTGATCCTTTTCTACCTTGTGGAGGATATACTCCTAAATGTTATGGTTGGTTTACTTGGCTcatgttttattaattttatcgtCATGTTTTAGTTTTATGTGAAAAGGGAATGACAGTGATTTTTCCAAATAATTTTCGCTTGGACCGTCAACTCCTTAACCAAGCAAAACAGCTCACCAGGTGTTTGATGTTTTGCTCCAACAACTTCAGCCATACAGATTCACCCAAACACCCTGTACACCATTCAATTCATACCCAAAAATAaaccttttattttttagtgaaaaacatttaattaatttactcaGAGAATAATAATATACCACTCATATTCACGTGTAAAGTTCACCTATAGTTTCCCccctatatatataataaggGATCTacctagtttttatttataaaaataaattgttctcTGCTGCTAGAGAATTCTTTCCTGTCCAACACTCATCATCTCATAACTCTCCACCATCTATAAAGGGTATtgctttttctattttttatttattattaagggTATTGCTTCTCTGATCTTTTTTccaaaaatcaatattttttctttctttctaaattCTAGTTTTTTTCCCTGAACAAGTAAtttctaagtttttttttttttccttttcatttttcctcagtgttttatatttgtattccaAAAGCATAGGATCAAAGGAAAGCCACATAAAAGTGATCCTCAATTATCATCAAtcagaaaacagaaaacagaaaacagaaaacatgtTGCTAAGAAGCTCTTCAACACCAGTTCTTGGTTCCCTTCTCTCTTCCTTCGCAGATACTCCTACTCATCATCATACTAATGCTACTATTCACCCTGAAGCTTGTTGTCATGCACTTAAGCATCTACCACCATCAACCACTTCACTCCAACATCACAAACTCAATCTCTCATGCACTTCTTCTCCAATTTCCCCTTCCATTGCTGATCTTGAGCACAAAAACAAAGGCTTTAGAAGAGTTCAATCTGAAGGGAACTTAGAAGACTTAGCCTTTGCTACTTGTTGTAACAATGAAGATAGATTCAATTATATGGACCCTTTAAAGAAGTATTCAGTGAGACAAAGAGGCTTGGCATTGGAGACTATTCCATCTTTCTCTCTTTCTAAGCAAACAGGCTTGCGTGAAGAagaggaagatgaagaagatgtGGAAAGTGATTTTGAAGATGAGGACTATGAGTTCAGTGTGGTGAATAGTGGTGGCAGTGATATGATTCTGACTGAAGAAGTGAAGATGAGGGATAGACTTAGCAGGATGAATTTTGGTGAGGAGGGAGAAATTGGTAATAATGAAGAAATGTATCTTGCAAAGGGGCTTGGTGTTGATGTGTGTGGTGATGGCATAGGTGGCTGCAGAGGTGGCAATGGAGGTggtgattataattttatgggTTCTGGAGGGAATGATGGAGAAAATAATCATGGGGTGGAAGAATATTACAAGAAAATGGTAGAAGAAAATCCTGGGAACCCATTGTTTCTGAGGAATTATGCTCAGTTTTTGTATCAGGTAAATTCTATTTCCTTCTGTTGTAAGTTTAGCTCTCAATTGTTGAAAATCTGATTCTGACAGTCAAATAGTTGGGTATTACTAAGAGCTATTTTCAAACCTTTTCAGAATAACCTTTTCAACACACAAACTTGGTTTTATTAGTggatactatactatactattgGTGATGATTGTAAAATTGATGTTGTTTTGACAGTGCAAACAAGACCGTGAAGGAGCTATGGAGTATTATTCCAGAGCCATACTAGCAGACCCAAAAGATAGAGAACTTCTATCACAGTATGGGAAGCTAGTTTGGGAGCTACATCATGACCAAGAAAGAGCCTCTAGATATTTTGAACGAGCAGTTCAGGCCTCTCCTGAAGACAGGTACTAATACAATATCTTTTTGGGTAGATCTGAATTTGACTTTTTTGACCTTATCTACTACGTAAGCATTTGTGAGACTGTTTGGGAGAGCTCATGGAAACAACTTATGAAATGTCTATAAGCTATTTTCATTCTATGTCCATAAACTCTTCATGAtaacttatgaaaacaacttgtAACTTATATGAAAACTGTTTGACTTTATGCAATCTTTTGTTgtagaaatagcttatacataagTATTTAGATGAGTAGCGCTTATGCTATAAGTGTTTAATTATGCTTTTTGTCAACACGGATTCATTCTAACAATAACTTGTGTTTTTCATGATATTATATCAGCCATGTACAAGCAGCATATGCAAGTTTCCTTTGGGATACAGAGGAAAACGAGGATGCAGGTTGCAATCAGCCACAATGTTTACCTCCACATTTCCATCTAGGAGCTATGGCAACCACAGGTGCTTAGAAGAGATATGATATGATGAATTGATGAAGAAGTTTCTGCTGAGAGAAACAAGCGCATTCTATTCTAATAACTGAAATCAGAAACTGATGTGTAGCTTTGTGTTTCTTCAGCACAGTATGTACAAATTATTTAGAAATGCCAAGTTTGTAAGCAAACCG from Cicer arietinum cultivar CDC Frontier isolate Library 1 chromosome 3, Cicar.CDCFrontier_v2.0, whole genome shotgun sequence encodes:
- the LOC101508526 gene encoding uncharacterized protein, with protein sequence MLLRSSSTPVLGSLLSSFADTPTHHHTNATIHPEACCHALKHLPPSTTSLQHHKLNLSCTSSPISPSIADLEHKNKGFRRVQSEGNLEDLAFATCCNNEDRFNYMDPLKKYSVRQRGLALETIPSFSLSKQTGLREEEEDEEDVESDFEDEDYEFSVVNSGGSDMILTEEVKMRDRLSRMNFGEEGEIGNNEEMYLAKGLGVDVCGDGIGGCRGGNGGGDYNFMGSGGNDGENNHGVEEYYKKMVEENPGNPLFLRNYAQFLYQCKQDREGAMEYYSRAILADPKDRELLSQYGKLVWELHHDQERASRYFERAVQASPEDSHVQAAYASFLWDTEENEDAGCNQPQCLPPHFHLGAMATTGA